A stretch of Xanthocytophaga agilis DNA encodes these proteins:
- a CDS encoding TlpA disulfide reductase family protein encodes MTKNNWLWILMALLISYTLQAQDTRHHLTIDPERPKPGDTFTLSYDPKGTPLEEMTKISCVLYLYNHYQWDVKDIPLTEEGNVWKAHVTVPATVGFVAFKFRSGIVEDKNLGGDKLANGYTYMMVDKSGRVARGAYAGYGLFRSPNYGHSVPEYFAEETIISDTATFHWLSQEILTYPDAENKMNLLGLYARAIKAFKGEAANADIQRGVTFVKSQPNATEKQLIEVWDILKYNLQKNASADSLEAVILKKYPSGILARQKAYDAIKGERDFKVRVAALEKFLKDYPALVAKSGEAASRDFDYGRVYQDIMLQAIITKNYPALKQYIPIAPITALIFTYYKGIELAVKHKQMADADLLPYSSLLIERMDALGNQPTTNEWYYSPLEWRAKVDTMICQWLPIHVGLLHRTGNVKEALAFAEKAETIYQYKMATLNDEYITLLEKNGRANQIPTVLTASVHANAATPEMLDRLKQEYIKQNKSDQGFDKYLSSLKDQQSLSAMNETLSAEMIKKPLPEFKMIDMNGNLVELSKLKGKVVVLDFWATWCGPCVASFPGMQLAVNKYKNDPNVVFYFVDTQEFKVNYQESVKKYITDHKYTFNVLFDNKAAGSKTNEEVYAQYSKGLGISGIPLKLIIDQNGNLRFVATGYKGSASALLDEMSAMIEMTRNAK; translated from the coding sequence CTGGCTATGGATACTTATGGCTTTGCTTATAAGTTATACACTACAGGCACAAGATACCCGGCACCATCTGACAATAGATCCTGAAAGGCCCAAACCTGGAGATACATTTACACTCAGTTATGATCCCAAAGGTACTCCACTGGAGGAAATGACTAAGATTAGTTGTGTTCTCTATTTGTACAATCACTACCAGTGGGATGTAAAAGATATTCCACTTACAGAAGAGGGTAATGTCTGGAAGGCACACGTCACTGTGCCTGCTACAGTGGGTTTTGTTGCTTTCAAATTCAGATCCGGAATTGTGGAAGATAAAAATTTGGGAGGAGACAAACTGGCAAATGGATATACCTATATGATGGTTGATAAAAGTGGAAGAGTAGCTCGTGGCGCGTATGCTGGTTATGGTCTTTTCCGTTCTCCTAATTATGGTCACAGTGTACCCGAATATTTTGCTGAGGAAACAATCATCAGTGATACTGCTACCTTTCACTGGCTCAGTCAGGAAATTCTAACCTACCCGGATGCTGAAAACAAGATGAATCTACTTGGTTTGTATGCCCGGGCTATCAAAGCTTTCAAGGGGGAGGCTGCTAATGCTGATATTCAGAGAGGGGTGACTTTTGTGAAATCACAGCCAAATGCAACAGAAAAGCAGCTGATCGAGGTTTGGGACATACTTAAATATAATTTGCAAAAAAACGCTTCTGCTGATTCGTTAGAAGCTGTCATTCTTAAAAAATATCCTAGTGGGATTCTAGCCCGTCAGAAAGCCTATGATGCTATCAAAGGTGAAAGAGATTTTAAAGTTAGAGTAGCCGCTCTGGAGAAATTTCTGAAAGACTATCCCGCTCTTGTTGCTAAAAGTGGAGAAGCTGCTTCTCGCGATTTTGATTATGGCAGAGTCTATCAGGATATAATGTTACAGGCTATTATTACCAAAAACTATCCGGCACTAAAACAGTATATCCCTATTGCACCAATAACTGCTTTAATTTTTACGTATTATAAAGGGATTGAACTAGCAGTCAAGCATAAGCAAATGGCAGATGCTGATTTATTACCTTATTCTTCTTTATTGATAGAAAGAATGGATGCATTAGGAAATCAGCCAACCACCAATGAGTGGTATTATTCTCCACTGGAATGGAGAGCGAAAGTGGATACGATGATCTGTCAGTGGCTGCCTATTCATGTAGGATTGCTACACCGAACGGGTAATGTGAAAGAGGCTCTTGCTTTTGCCGAAAAGGCAGAAACTATTTATCAGTATAAGATGGCTACGCTTAATGATGAATACATTACTCTGCTGGAAAAAAATGGAAGAGCCAACCAAATTCCAACCGTGTTGACTGCCAGTGTACATGCAAATGCAGCTACACCTGAAATGCTGGATCGATTGAAACAAGAATATATCAAACAGAATAAGTCAGACCAGGGATTTGATAAATACCTTAGTTCTCTGAAAGACCAGCAATCACTTTCTGCTATGAATGAAACCCTTTCTGCAGAAATGATAAAAAAGCCACTTCCTGAATTTAAGATGATAGACATGAATGGTAATCTGGTAGAACTATCCAAACTCAAAGGTAAGGTGGTGGTACTTGATTTCTGGGCTACCTGGTGTGGACCCTGTGTCGCTTCCTTCCCTGGAATGCAGCTGGCAGTCAATAAATATAAAAATGATCCAAATGTTGTGTTCTATTTTGTAGATACTCAGGAGTTTAAAGTTAATTATCAGGAAAGTGTTAAGAAGTATATTACAGATCATAAATATACGTTTAATGTTTTGTTTGACAATAAAGCTGCCGGAAGTAAAACCAATGAAGAGGTGTATGCACAATATTCCAAAGGATTGGGTATATCAGGTATTCCTTTAAAGCTGATTATTGATCAGAATGGCAATTTGCGTTTTGTAGCTACAGGGTACAAAGGCAGCGCCAGTGCTTTACTGGATGAAATGTCAGCAATGATTGAAATGACCCGGAATGCCAAATAA